Proteins encoded within one genomic window of Cucumis sativus cultivar 9930 chromosome 3, Cucumber_9930_V3, whole genome shotgun sequence:
- the LOC101211929 gene encoding monocopper oxidase-like protein SKS1 encodes MPLFSLFRHLIFPIIFLPSLCSAADPYVSYDFRLSYITASPLGVPQQVIAVNEQFPGPPINATTNYNVVVNVWNDLDENLLLTWSGIQMRRNSWQDGVLGTNCPIPPKWNWTYQFQVKDQIGSFYYFPSLNFQRASGGFGPIVINNREIISIPFPQPDGEISIMIGDWYTRNHTALRADLDAGKELGIPDGVLINGKGPYQYNTTLVPAGIQYETIQVHPGKTYRVRVHNVGISTSLNFRIQSHNMLLAETEGHYTVMQNYTDFDIHVGQSYSFLVTMDQNASTDYYIVASARFVNESLWQKVTGVAILHYSNSKGPATGPLPDPPNDFYDKERSMNQARSVRQNVSASGARPNPQGSFHYGQINVTHTYLLKSEPLVTINKTARATFNGISFVPPKTPIRLADQHKVKGAYKLDFPHTPLNRTPKADISIINATYKGFIEVIFQNNDSIIHSIHMDGYSFFVVGMGYGDWSEDKRGSYNKWDAITRCTTQVYPGAWTAVLISLDNVGSWNLRAENLDRWYLGQETYLRIINPEENGKTEMEAPSNVLYCGALQSLQKEQHHKSNGKSIFKGHSKLFIALLMALLNLVSIFS; translated from the exons ATGCCTCTGTTTTCACTCTTCCGCCATCTCATCTTTCCTATCATATTTCTTCCTTCCCTTTGCTCCGCCGCTGATCCCTACGTCTCTTACGACTTCCGCCTCTCTTACATCACCGCCTCTCCCTTGGGCGTTCCCCAGCag GTTATAGCTGTGAACGAACAGTTTCCTGGTCCTCCAATCAATGCCACTACTAATTACAATGTTGTTGTTAATGTATGGAATGATTTGGATGAAAATCTTCTATTGACTTG GTCCGGGATTCAAATGCGGAGAAACTCCTGGCAAGATGGTGTTCTTGGAACCAATTGTCCAATTCCTCCAAAGTGGAACTGGACCTACCAGTTTCAAGTCAAGGATCAGATTGGAAGTTTCTATTACTTTCCATCGCTCAATTTTCAAAGAGCATCTGGTGGGTTTGGCCCAATTGTTATTAATAATCGAGAGATTATCTCGATTCCTTTTCCTCAACCTGATGGAGAAATTTCCATTATGATTGGTGATTGGTATACAAGAAACCACACG GCACTCAGGGCAGATCTTGATGCTGGAAAGGAACTTGGAATTCCAGATGGAGTTCTTATCAATGGCAAGGGGCCTTACCAGTACAACACAACTCTCGTACCTGCCGGTATCCAATACGAAACTATTCAAGTTCATCCTG GAAAAACTTATCGAGTTCGTGTGCACAACGTTGGGATTTCTACCagtttgaattttagaatCCAAAGTCACAATATGCTTCTAGCAGAAACAGAGGGACATTATACAGTTATGCAAAATTACACAGACTTTGATATACATGTTGGACAATCATACTCTTTCTTAGTTACCATGGACCAAAATGCCAGTACAGATTACTACATTGTTGCAAGTGCTAGATTTGTGAATGAATCACTTTGGCAAAAGGTAACTGGTGTTGCCATCTTACACTACTCCAACTCCAAAGGACCAGCAACCGGCCCTCTCCCAGATCCTCCCAATGATTTTTACGACAAGGAGAGATCAATGAACCAGGCCAGGAGTGTAAG GCAAAATGTATCTGCTAGTGGTGCCCGTCCTAATCCACAGGGATCTTTTCACTATGGTCAGATAAATGTTACTCATACATATTTGTTGAAGAGTGAACCATTAGTGACGATCAACAAAACCGCTCGCGCAACCTTCAACGGTATCTCATTTGTTCCTCCTAAAACACCAATCAGGCTTGCTGACCAACATAAAGTTAAGGGAGCATACAAGCTTGATTTTCCTCATACGCCATTGAACAGAACACCAAAGGCAGATATATCTATTATAAATGCAACATATAAAGGATTTATTGAAGTAATATTCCAGAACAACGATTCTATCATCCACAGTATTCATATGGATGGTTATTCATTTTTTGTGGTTGG TATGGGTTATGGTGATTGGTCAGAAGACAAAAGAGGTAGCTACAATAAATGGGATGCAATTACCCGATGCACGACTCAg GTTTATCCTGGGGCTTGGACTGCCGTTCTTATTTCTCTAGACAATGTTGGATCATGGAATCTTAGAGCAGAAAATTTGGATAGATGGTATTTAGGTCAAGAAACATACTTGAGAATTATCAATCCGGAGGAAAATGGGAAAACCGAGATGGAAGCTCCTTCAAACGTTCTATACTGCGGTGCTTTGCAGAGTTTGCAGAA GGAACAGCACCACAAAAGCAATGGCAAATCAATCTTCAAGGGACACTCCAAACTCTTCATCGCTCTTCTGATGGCACTTCTAAATCTGGTTTCCATCTTTAGCTAA
- the LOC101218634 gene encoding NAC domain-containing protein 7: MNTFIHVPPGFRFHPTDEELVDYYLRKKICSRRIELDVIKDVDLYKIEPWDLQEICSLGTEDQNEWYFFSHKDKKYPTGTRTNRATAAGFWKATGRDKAIYSKHDLIGMRKTLVFYKGRAPNGQKSDWIMHEYRLETDENATPQEEGWVVCRVFKKRIATVRRMNEHGSPCWYEEPMSFMPDLESPNQSSHSNFPHHVSNFPCKKEVEYLPYQQAQVPQDNHNFLHLPLLESQKLANTFALDVNLQTSNFQPSAPKQLNIHQQQQQQLSDQNLLFLFDNNNNGDEQTMDELTDWRVFDKYVASQLSQENVNNNNNASKQEAMVPQNAPTSTTSTSPIELWK, encoded by the exons ATGAACACATTCATACATGTTCCTCCTGGCTTTCGATTCCACCCAACGGATGAAGAACTTGTGGATTACTACCTTAGGAAAAAGATTTGTTCGAGAAGGATTGAATTGGATGTCATTAAAGATGTAGACCTTTACAAAATTGAACCATGGGATCTCCAag agatatGCAGTCTTGGGACAGAAGATCAAAATGAATGGTATTTTTTCAGCCATAAGGACAAGAAATATCCAACAGGAACAAGAACAAATAGGGCAACTGCTGCTGGATTTTGGAAAGCAACTGGCAGAGATAAGGCTATTTATTCTAAACATGATTTGATTGGTATGAGAAAGACTTTGGTCTTTTACAAAGGTCGAGCTCCCAATGGCCAAAAGTCGGATTGGATCATGCATGAGTATAGACTTGAAACCGATGAAAATGCTACTCCACAG GAAGAAGGATGGGTAGTTTGCAGGGTGTTTAAGAAGAGAATAGCGACAGTAAGAAGAATGAATGAGCACGGATCACCGTGTTGGTATGAGGAACCGATGTCGTTTATGCCTGACCTAGAATCTCCAAACCAAAGCTCACATTCAAATTTTCCTCACCATGTTTCTAACTTCCCATGCAAAAAGGAGGTAGAATATTTGCCCTACCAACAAGCTCAAGTACCCCAAGACAACCATAATTTCCTTCACTTACCCCTTTTGGAAAGCCAAAAGTTGGCCAATACCTTTGCCCTAGACGTCAACTTACAGACCTCCAACTTCCAACCATCAGCTCCAAAACAACTAAACATCCATCAACAACAGCAACAGCAACTCTCAGAccaaaatttgttgtttttattcgACAATAACAACAACGGCGATGAACAAACAATGGATGAGCTCACAGATTGGCGTGTGTTTGATAAATATGTTGCTTCTCAGCTCAGCCAAGAgaatgttaataataataacaatgctTCTAAGCAAGAAGCTATGGTTCCACAAAATGCTCCCACATCCACTACTTCAACTTCTCCCATTGAGCTTTGGAAGTGA